In Actinomadura citrea, a single window of DNA contains:
- a CDS encoding metal-dependent transcriptional regulator, translating into MTSHGLIDTTEMYLRTVFELEEEGIIPLRARIAERLSQSGPTVSQTVARMERDGLLRVEGDRHLELTDSGRGLATRVMRKHRLAECLLVNVIGLPWEDVHIEACRWEHVMSEEVERRLVALLDNPTTCPHGNPIPGLDELGGHGDDAEAAPLAVMTAVASPQGAGAVIRRISEQVQSDSDLMLRLKQIGIQPGREVILRATDDGVRVIGDDEDDSPATELSRDIAEHVFVSRR; encoded by the coding sequence GTGACCTCACACGGCCTGATCGATACCACGGAGATGTATCTCCGGACGGTCTTCGAGCTCGAGGAGGAGGGGATCATTCCCCTTCGCGCGCGCATCGCCGAGCGGCTCTCCCAGAGCGGCCCGACGGTGAGCCAGACGGTCGCGCGCATGGAACGTGACGGGCTGCTGCGGGTCGAGGGCGATCGGCACCTTGAGCTGACCGACAGCGGGCGCGGTCTCGCGACGCGCGTCATGCGCAAGCACCGCCTCGCCGAATGCCTCCTGGTGAACGTCATCGGGCTGCCCTGGGAGGACGTCCACATCGAGGCGTGCCGGTGGGAGCACGTGATGTCGGAGGAGGTCGAGCGCCGCCTGGTCGCGCTGCTGGACAACCCGACCACCTGCCCGCACGGCAACCCCATCCCCGGCCTGGACGAGCTCGGCGGGCACGGCGACGACGCCGAAGCGGCGCCGCTGGCGGTGATGACCGCGGTGGCGAGCCCCCAGGGCGCGGGCGCGGTGATCCGGCGGATCAGCGAGCAGGTGCAGAGCGACAGCGACCTGATGCTTAGACTCAAGCAGATAGGGATACAACCGGGACGAGAGGTGATTCTCCGGGCGACCGACGACGGGGTACGGGTGATCGGTGACGACGAGGACGACAGTCCCGCGACGGAACTCTCGCGCGACATCGCCGAGCACGTCTTCGTCAGCAGGCGCTGA
- a CDS encoding ATP-binding SpoIIE family protein phosphatase: MNHWGEAPDEAHLPPETVLAQMEMAVIVCDRFSNIIYGNAFSRQLFGFGGDAIIGHSILSLGIAEEDHEQATELAKHVLKGGVWEGTFCNLRADGTTVYTRAHAVPLRHPSGAVDGVVIFAREALRSNQREQDRYGLMERIGERLAGSLELESTLRRVADTLVPQFADHCFIDLYSGDRLYRKVSRHAGGWEPPPGTWAEVGEPVSYPPGHFSAKAMDRRDAVLVEDMIQHRFTAPSESSQRLGHEMGITSVISAPLLVRGELLGVMSLALSNLSKRPDPHYDGFDRDLLGAIASRVALAVDNALLFEEERDTALAFQKHLLPGDRPPPLDGLQIAWRYEPARPLESHGHGIQTQVGGDWYDVIPLSAGRVGLVIGDVEGRGARAAAVMGQLRAALRAFAQDDKPPADILRKLDEWVRTMTRPERMRSGWNSDDLVRPPLVSCTYFVYDAWSRVLEFANAGHDPPLLIVDGEVGELDFESEGGMLGLRAPGMGGELLFNEESAELKPGSTLVLYTDGLIDRRSKDDGDYHTREEAREMVRAAVAGVARGGVEAIANAAYDAVPGDIADDVAIVVIRTAAEELAVEERTFTAEPIMVSEARRMASDAFATWGMPEEQAELACLLVSEVVTNVVLHATATPSPRRELVVPVPAGPPGRGGEPLGAPPPVQFNTDFGALDTDPFDGGAFDEDDWNLGADLGRREPPTKEFRLRLRRGADAIWVEVFDSDMRLPRIRSAGETDEGGRGLYLVDQLATRWGARPTSDGKAVWFELPLNPA, translated from the coding sequence ATGAACCACTGGGGGGAAGCGCCTGACGAGGCGCACCTGCCGCCCGAGACCGTCCTCGCGCAGATGGAGATGGCGGTCATCGTCTGCGACCGCTTCAGCAACATCATCTACGGCAACGCCTTCTCCCGGCAGCTGTTCGGCTTCGGCGGCGACGCGATCATCGGCCACTCCATCCTGTCGCTCGGCATCGCCGAGGAGGACCACGAGCAGGCCACCGAGCTGGCCAAGCACGTCCTCAAGGGCGGCGTGTGGGAGGGCACCTTCTGCAACCTGCGCGCCGACGGCACCACCGTCTACACGCGGGCGCACGCCGTCCCGCTGCGGCACCCGTCCGGCGCCGTCGACGGAGTGGTGATCTTCGCGCGCGAGGCGCTGCGCTCCAACCAGCGCGAGCAGGACCGCTACGGCCTCATGGAGCGGATCGGGGAGCGGCTCGCCGGGTCCCTGGAGCTGGAGAGCACCCTGCGCCGCGTCGCCGACACGCTCGTCCCGCAGTTCGCCGACCACTGCTTCATCGACCTCTACAGCGGCGACCGCCTCTACCGGAAGGTGTCGCGGCACGCGGGCGGCTGGGAGCCGCCGCCCGGCACCTGGGCGGAGGTCGGCGAGCCCGTCTCCTACCCGCCCGGCCACTTCAGCGCCAAGGCGATGGACCGCCGCGACGCCGTCCTCGTCGAGGACATGATCCAGCACCGGTTCACCGCGCCGAGCGAGTCGTCCCAGCGGCTCGGCCACGAGATGGGCATCACCTCGGTGATCTCCGCGCCGCTGCTGGTGCGCGGCGAGCTGCTCGGCGTGATGAGCCTGGCGCTGTCGAACCTGTCCAAGCGGCCCGACCCGCACTACGACGGCTTCGACCGCGACCTGCTCGGCGCGATCGCCAGCCGGGTCGCGCTCGCCGTCGACAACGCGCTGCTGTTCGAGGAGGAGCGCGACACCGCGCTCGCCTTCCAGAAGCACCTGCTGCCCGGCGACCGGCCGCCCCCGCTGGACGGCCTCCAGATCGCCTGGCGGTACGAGCCGGCGCGTCCCCTGGAGTCGCACGGGCACGGCATCCAGACGCAGGTCGGCGGCGACTGGTACGACGTCATCCCGCTGTCGGCGGGACGCGTCGGCCTCGTCATCGGCGACGTCGAGGGCCGCGGGGCCCGCGCCGCCGCCGTGATGGGCCAGCTGCGCGCCGCGCTGCGCGCCTTCGCCCAGGACGACAAGCCGCCCGCCGACATCCTGCGCAAGCTCGACGAGTGGGTCCGCACGATGACGCGGCCCGAGCGGATGCGGTCCGGCTGGAACAGCGACGACCTCGTCCGCCCGCCCCTGGTCTCGTGCACCTACTTCGTCTACGACGCCTGGTCGCGGGTCCTGGAGTTCGCCAACGCCGGGCACGACCCGCCCCTGCTGATCGTCGACGGCGAGGTCGGCGAGCTGGACTTCGAGAGCGAGGGCGGCATGCTCGGCCTGCGCGCCCCCGGCATGGGCGGCGAGCTGCTGTTCAACGAGGAGTCGGCCGAGCTGAAGCCGGGCTCCACGCTCGTCCTCTACACCGACGGTCTGATCGACCGCCGTTCCAAGGACGACGGCGACTACCACACGCGCGAGGAGGCGCGGGAGATGGTCCGCGCCGCCGTCGCCGGGGTCGCGCGCGGCGGGGTCGAGGCGATCGCCAACGCCGCCTACGACGCGGTGCCCGGCGACATCGCCGACGACGTCGCGATCGTGGTGATCCGCACCGCCGCCGAGGAACTGGCCGTGGAGGAGCGCACCTTCACCGCCGAGCCGATCATGGTGTCGGAGGCGCGCCGGATGGCCTCCGACGCGTTCGCGACATGGGGCATGCCCGAGGAGCAGGCCGAGCTCGCGTGCCTGCTGGTGTCGGAGGTCGTCACGAACGTCGTCCTGCACGCCACGGCCACGCCGTCGCCGCGCCGCGAGCTGGTCGTCCCGGTACCGGCAGGGCCGCCCGGCCGCGGCGGCGAGCCGCTGGGCGCGCCGCCGCCCGTGCAGTTCAACACCGACTTCGGCGCCCTGGACACAGACCCCTTCGACGGCGGCGCGTTCGACGAGGACGACTGGAACCTCGGCGCCGACCTCGGCCGCCGCGAGCCGCCCACCAAGGAGTTCCGGCTCCGGCTGCGGCGCGGCGCGGACGCGATCTGGGTCGAGGTCTTCGACTCCGACATGCGGCTGCCGCGCATCCGCAGCGCCGGCGAGACCGACGAGGGCGGTCGCGGCCTCTACCTCGTCGACCAGCTGGCCACCCGGTGGGGCGCCCGCCCGACGTCCGACGGCAAGGCCGTCTGGTTCGAGCTGCCGCTGAACCCGGCGTGA
- a CDS encoding zinc-dependent alcohol dehydrogenase family protein: MRAWVVERPAPVAEGPLRRADREVPSPGPGELLVRVLACGVCRTDLHVAEGDLPVHVPGVTPGHEIVGRVESAGPGCLHGPGDRVGVAWLRGTCGACRFCRRGAENLCPSSVYTGWDAHGGYAEYALAVDAYTYALPAELDDVRAAPLLCAGIIGYRALRRASPPPGGRLGIWGFGGSAHLAAQIALAEGADVHVFTRSPAARELARELGASWAGDSFDAAPAPLDSAIIFAPAGELVAAALERLDRGGTCAVAGIHLSDVPSLDYQRHLFQEREVRSVTANTRADGEEFLTLAARLDVAVTTHVYGLDDADRALADLAADRFTGAAVLVP, encoded by the coding sequence ATGCGCGCCTGGGTGGTGGAGCGGCCGGCCCCGGTAGCGGAGGGGCCGCTGCGGCGCGCCGACCGCGAGGTGCCCTCGCCCGGCCCGGGTGAACTGCTGGTCCGCGTGCTGGCCTGCGGCGTCTGCCGGACGGACCTGCACGTCGCCGAGGGCGACCTGCCCGTCCACGTGCCGGGCGTGACGCCGGGCCACGAGATCGTCGGGCGGGTCGAGTCCGCGGGCCCCGGCTGCCTGCACGGGCCCGGTGACCGCGTCGGCGTCGCATGGCTGCGCGGGACGTGCGGCGCGTGCCGTTTCTGCCGCCGGGGCGCCGAGAACCTGTGCCCGTCCTCGGTCTACACAGGCTGGGACGCGCACGGCGGCTACGCCGAGTACGCGCTCGCCGTCGACGCCTACACCTACGCGCTGCCCGCCGAACTGGACGACGTGCGCGCCGCACCGCTGCTGTGCGCCGGGATCATCGGGTACCGGGCGCTGCGCCGCGCGTCCCCGCCGCCGGGCGGACGCCTCGGCATCTGGGGGTTCGGCGGCTCGGCGCACCTGGCCGCGCAGATCGCGCTCGCCGAGGGCGCCGACGTGCACGTGTTCACCCGCAGCCCGGCCGCCCGCGAACTGGCCCGCGAGCTCGGGGCGTCCTGGGCGGGCGACTCCTTCGACGCCGCCCCCGCCCCGCTGGACTCGGCGATCATCTTCGCGCCCGCGGGCGAGCTGGTCGCCGCCGCGCTCGAACGCCTCGACCGCGGCGGGACCTGCGCCGTCGCGGGGATTCACCTGAGCGACGTCCCGTCCCTGGACTACCAGCGGCACCTGTTCCAGGAGCGCGAGGTCCGCTCGGTGACGGCGAACACGCGGGCGGACGGCGAGGAGTTCCTGACGCTGGCCGCGCGTCTGGAC